In Lathyrus oleraceus cultivar Zhongwan6 chromosome 2, CAAS_Psat_ZW6_1.0, whole genome shotgun sequence, the DNA window TTCACTCACATATGACatcaaataaatttaaattatAACTATAATAAATTTATTGTGGCCCTCATCGCATTCTAAGACGAAAACAGTCTAGAAAACAAATAACCATGGCAACCTTGCACGGTATCTAGAAGAGGCATAGTTTGACAAGCTTCCTCAACATCTCGATTCATCCATTTTTCTAATATAACTTCAGCGATAGGAGCAACTTGATGCTGCAACAATGCTGCTCCAAGTGGTCCTATCAAGTTCAGTCTCGTAGCAGCCGATATCACATCCCTCATTGTGATGAACATATAAGCTCTCTGAGAACTCGTACTATCGAATCCCAATGCTCCACATGTTAGTCCGAATATAGGAGCGTGATGAAAAGTTACAGTTCCTAACTTTAATGAAGCATCTCTCATTGTTTTGAGAGATGGCATCTCGGAAAACACAGCTGAAGCTACCCTCATTAACGCAGATCCTTGCGAGATTGACGCCTTTCGACCCACTTCGTTAGTAAGGGTAGCATCCAATATTCTGTCGAGGTTATGCCAGTTTTCCATATTCGGTGACGTGCAAGCTGAATACACGAATGGAAGGAATAAGCTTCCCGTATTCTCTAATACATGAATAAGAAATGTCTTGAGGTCGTTGGAATCAGACACTATACGCGACTGAACTGCGGCTTCAAGACCAAAAGAATGAGCAAATCCACCTGTAGGTAGAATCGAATCCAACAACTGCCATTGACTCCACTGTAAAAATGAGTTTTCAAAGACAGGTTGGCCGTGCTCTTCCTTCGTTTGCATTATGAAATATGTGTTTCTCCAGAGTTGACCAGGAGTGCCGGATTACTACAGGTGCCTATAAACCAGATTCACACATTCAAATTTGTAGATTCTAAAATGTTTCTATAGATAATTTGAAACTGTACTGCAAATGTAAGGTATAAACTTATGAAGCCAACTCTAATATGCATTTTCTATGTTGAGTACACAAGTTGAAAATTGTTTTGTTCTTGAAGGAATAGAAGCATTTAACTCAGTCTAATATGCAAACTCTGAAAAGAATAAACAGTCTTTCTCTTTCCTTTATCTTTCATGAAACTATATATACACTTCAGTCCAGTCAGAATCATCATCTAACAGATATTTTAaagctatatatatatatatatatatatatatatatatatatatatataagctACTCACTCGAGTAACAACCAAGCCTTATCCCACTAAATAGGGTCGGCTACATGGATCAAGAGATTCGACAAAGTTTTACGTCGGCTGTCACTGCCTAACATAATCCTCTTTTTTTATTCGGGTTTGGGACCGACTATGCATAGCAAAGCTAATATAGGCAGAAGTAATAACATTCAGTCAAAAAAGTACAAGTTACCACATGTCAAATTGCATGTTAAAATCAAATAGCATTAGAAAGTAGGAAGTTCAAACAATCAATTAAAGCCATTTTTCCATAATGTGATTGAGAATAAATATTCTGCAATTACAAGTAAATCTTCTGTACCAGGACATTCTCTATGACCTCAAACCTAATATCATATCATCGATTCATCACCCAAGAAGAAGAAAAACCTAAGACTAGTGCTATTGGGATTCATTATTCTCCTTCTTCATGAAATGGAACCCCATAACACCCCTATATTCTCCACTTCCAAGGCACCGCGAGCAATACGTAAGCCCACTTCCGCCACACGTTTTACACCAACTCGGCCATTCACCTTTCGGAAGCATTTCCATATCAACCCGATTCGTCCTTCCTCTCCCCTGACAACAATGGCAATCCACTCTTCCACTCCCCTCACATACCAC includes these proteins:
- the LOC127117890 gene encoding urease accessory protein F; translation: MQTKEEHGQPVFENSFLQWSQWQLLDSILPTGGFAHSFGLEAAVQSRIVSDSNDLKTFLIHVLENTGSLFLPFVYSACTSPNMENWHNLDRILDATLTNEVGRKASISQGSALMRVASAVFSEMPSLKTMRDASLKLGTVTFHHAPIFGLTCGALGFDSTSSQRAYMFITMRDVISAATRLNLIGPLGAALLQHQVAPIAEVILEKWMNRDVEEACQTMPLLDTVQGCHGYLFSRLFSS